From the Hordeum vulgare subsp. vulgare chromosome 1H, MorexV3_pseudomolecules_assembly, whole genome shotgun sequence genome, the window CTGTCCACCCCGCAGCCGTTTCCCCCAATTTCCGGTTGCCGCCCATCGACCGATCGTCGCCGTCGTCTCAATTCGCCATCGCCGGTCGCCCGCCTCTCCACCGCGCCAGTCGCCCTCTCCACCGCGCCCGTCCTGTGTCCACCGTCGCCGGTCGCCCTCACCACCGCGACCACCGCCTCGATTCACCGTCGCCGAGTCGCCTCTCCGTCGCCGTCCGCCACTGCTCCGTCGCCTCCCGCCATCGTGCCGTCGTCGCCATGCCGCCAAGGAAGACCCCCAAGAGCAAGACGGGGGCTGAGTTCACCGAAGCCGACCGTCGTTTTTGGCTCGGCACCTACCCCATCGTCCACGAGGCCGCGCGTGCCTACGACGTGGCGGTGTGGCCTGCCGGGAGGCCGAGGAAGGACCTCAACTTCCCGGAGAACGAGACCAAGGCGGCTGCGGAGATGCTCTTGCCGGAGGGCATTCGCATGGAGGAGAtcacggcgaagaagaagatcaagaagaAGAGGCCCGTCGTTGTCGCCACTTGCGACGGGAGTGACGAGGCCGCGATGGCGAGGTTTGCGTGTGAGCATCCGGAGTACGTGCAGACCGAGCAGGAATTCTACTGGAAGCGCCAggtctagaagaagaagaagatcaaggaggaggacgaggccggACCCTCGACGGTGATCCCTATCGAGTCCTCGGAGGAGGAATGGGGTGGTTGgggggaggtggtggtggaggaggaggaggaggacgacgacgacgatgatccgAGCAAGGATGAGTTCTGGGATCGGCTCCTGAGATCCAATGACGATGAGTAGATGTAGTTGTAGCAAGGATGAGTTCGAACTAGTAGTACTATTGTAGCAGATGAAACTAGTATCTCGAACTAGTAGTAGATGAATGAAGAACTATGTTTAATTATGTTTGGAATTAAGTAGTAGTTCAATTTGCTATGTTTGAAGTATGCATTTCAAATAAAATATATAGCAATTCAAGTTTAATTTTACAACACCATTTACAACATTTATTGGAGTTGAAGTTGTACAACATGAATATACAACATCTGTTGGAGTTGACCGTTTTTTGGTGTTGTAAAAAGCATTTTTTGATGTTGTAAATTATACAACACCTAATACAACACAAAAATATACAACATCTATTAAAGATGTTCTCAGGAGCGGGCCCGCACCATCTGCCTCCTCTCTGGCTAAATCTTGCCGGCATCGGAGAGCGGCACTATCAGCATGGATGACGACGGCAATCCTCCTGTCGCGAACGTGTACATAGAGGAGGTGGATCGCCGCGTCAGTGATCGCAAGGGCAAGGGCCCGAAATGTTGATCTCCGTCTCTCCTCATTGTCTAGCTACTTGTATGAATATTTTGTATCTAGTAGAGTCCGATGGACTATGTCTTGCGTGTCCATTGAATTATGCCCGATGAAGCACTCTATCATCATTTCTAGTTTGATCTATTGTGTTGATATACGCTATTTAGGTTGTTGCATGCATTACATGAAATTGGATATTCGGATATAGCCATATAGGGACTACGGTTGTGGACAGTGGGAAATGAAAACTGCCCGATCACTGCTAGAGGGCGCGTCCACACGAGTCCGTGGACGTATAATGGCTCGGGATATACCAACTCTGATTGCATATGTTTTTATAGAAATGCAATGAAGCCTCAAGTTGGTTGAAGCTAAGACCTAAAGTACTTGTCATTGACTAAAAGTATGAATAATCATCTACAGTATATAACAAATACCAGTATGAAGTCTAAGCAACAAATCATTGTCATGCATcagtgcagaagagatagttgctTACACGCTCAGATTCGTTATGGATGGCAGCAGCCCGGCTCCTCTTAGTGGAAATGGACGACCTCATGGGAGCTTCCCCCTTGACCACGACGTTCTCTGCTTCGTCGCACAGCCCGTCTCTCTTTTGTATCTCAACAGACGCATGCACCGATTAGATAGACGCAAGAAAAAACATAAACATAGGGAATCTTCAAGCCTATACGGATCAAGACAAGCTAGATCGACGTATACGTGCATGCGAGATGCTTACGATCGAGACATGCATATGCAGTATGTGGTGTGGGGTAACGTGTGAGGCTGTTAGCCCAGAGCTTTGCTTGCCTGCGACCGACGGCTGAAGCAGCGGGAGTCGCTGGCGCCTCCGCCGAAGCTGGTGTTCTCCGTCTCCGGGGAGCCTTGGTCCAGCGACGTGGAGTTGTTGGTCGTCGTGAACCCGCACAAGTCGTCAGCGCCGGTGCCGCAAGGCTCCAGAGTGAGCAGCGAGCTCTCGCCGCGGCCGGGCGCGGCGCTCCCTTGGCTGGCGCACACCCGCCCGTCCTCGCCCACCACCCGTGCCCGCTTCCTCTGCACGTCCCCCTCCGCCGGGTCGTCACCCCTCGCGCACGGCACGAGCCCGTCGGCCGGCGCGCCCACACCGAGCCAAGGCGCGGCTGCTGCACGCAACGGTTGCCCGAGGTGTGACGTCGACTGAGTCGACAAGCGAGCGGCCGCCTCGCCTACCACTGCCTCGAGCGTCTCCCGGTGATCTCCCGCGCCGCCGATGGCGTGCAtctgcgccggcgccggcgcggcCGGGTACTTGGGCACCGACCGGTTGAGCAGCCCCTGCCAGAAGATGTTGCCCTTCTCCCACGTCAGCTCCGCCACCTCGTCGTACTGGTCCGGCATGGGCATGGCGACCGGCTCCGTCAGACCGCTATCTCCAGACGCCATGCGCTGCGCCGAGCCGGCGGGCACCGGGTTGAGCCCCGCGCCAACCGTCTCGTCCAGATCCCACCTCGGCACACACTGGTTATTCATCACGCTCCACCACCTTCAGCGCCAAGCTATATATACTCCGGAAGAAGGACCGGTGGCTTGCTGTGTCGGCCCGGGATTGGGCTGGCAGTGGCAGAGCAGAACGGAGATGAGCTAGCTCTGTGTTATGTGTAGTAGGTGTAAGCTACGTAAGCACATTTTATATGGTGGTCGATCGATCGAGTCGTTGGAAAGGCGGGGAGGGGAGGTCGCGGAGGCGGAGATAGTTATGGAGCGGTGCGTGGCGGAGGTGGCATGGAAGCACGGCGTGCGGGGGTGTGTGTGTGGCGGAGCCATGCAGTGCGCGTCGGGGGCGGAGGCGATAGATGGATGGATAGGTGGAGAGGGGGGCAGGGAGAGGGACGGGACGGGGAGAGGGGGAGGTGAGGAGGGCCCTGGGCTTGTGAGGAGGAGCCGGGCACGTAGCTGCCTCGCCTTCCACATGACCACGTAGGAGTCTCGACTCTGGAGCGCTTGCATGGAGTTGGTTTCAGTCCAGCTAGTAGCTCGGACGTTTCTTTCGCGCCTGCCTTTCCGGGGCTGTCGGGCCGGAGGCGTGCAGCCGTCGGGTTCCCATCGGGTGGTGGTGGTGCGGAGGCAGCGGGCATCGGGTGCTCCTCTGATTTGTGGCTCCTGGACCTGGTACAGTTCCGAATCCTGTGGGCCACGCACCGACGGCCGGCGAACTCTTCAAGACTGCATGCACGTGTCGACCGTACACAGCCGTGCATGCACCGGACCACTCTCCGATTTACTGCCGTTTCACGTTGAGGCCCGGCCCACGACGAGCCTTTTTTGATAACGTCGCATGGGCCCGCCTTAGCCCGGTTGCCACTCAGGCGTTCCCGGCTTATAGAACTTTTAAATActcattttttttaaacacatACATACGCAGTCACTCACAAACAAGTACATACACTCATATTATATCACAAACACATGAAATACTACGAGCTTGAGGAAACGTCCTACGAGGCACGCCACACTCAAGCTTGAGGAAACGTCCTACGAGGATGCGGCGATACGAGGGTGACTAGGTTTGACTTGACCAGCGTCAGCCATGCAGCCGTCGTTATCGACATTGTCAGCATATCACACCCAGAAGTGACTGCAGTTAGTGTCTTCCATCTACTCGATGACAACTTCGTTCCTTGAGCAGCTAcgtctagggttagggtttaggcgGCGAGCGGGCAATCATGTGTATCCTATCTGATCTTGTACGAGAGTGTTTGTGTATCTGATCGTATGAGGGATTTGGAGTCTGAGGTGTCTAAGAATCAACCTAATGGTACAATCCTAGGGTTTGGCGACTCTAGGGATCGTACGGGGGATCTGGAGATTCAGGCAGTAAAGGATTCATCGGCGACCTCCTCCGGGGAAGATTGCTGAGAGCTGTGAAACTAAGGGTGTTTTTGGTTGAAGAACCAGGTGGAATGGAATGTAATGGTTCCATTCCATAGGAATGGAATGGTTCCATCTTTGTGTTTGGTATGAATAATAAGGTGGAATGGAATGTAATGGTTCCATTCCATAGGAATGGAATGGTTCCATCTTTGTGTTTGGTATGAATAATAAGGTGGAATGGAATGGTTACATCTCACCCGTCTTCCTGGCCGCGAGCCACGCACCCGCCGGTGACACTTGCACCGGTCGTCGTCGTTCGCCTCTCTGGATGCCGCTTGAGCACTACATATCAATTGAAGAGGGAGAGGCGGGGCCGATTTAGAGGGAGAGAAGGCGcatgtggagagagagagagagagagagagagaggaagagacgAGGAGGAGCGCTTTCCACCGATCTGAAGGAATGACCGTGTTACACATCTGGAGCGAATATTCGCATTTGGGGAGCGAGtgggttgttggggaacgttgcatgggaaactaaaaatttcctacgcgcatacaagatctatccatggtgatgagcatctacgagagaagagatcgaatccacatacccttgtagattgctaagcggaagcgttaaacaacacggttgatgtagtggtacgttttcgcgatccaatcatgatctgtgccatgaactcccgatcaagcgccAAACAGATGGTACCTCCGTGTTCATCATAcctacaactcgatgacgtctccggctcctcgatccagcgagcgagggcggagtagtagatgagttctccggcaacacgacgacgtggtggcggttatggtggtgctatcccggagggctacgcctagcgctaccgaaactgCAAAAGGAGGAGAAAACAATctagggagaggggggggggcaagggcttcgtgtgtgctcttggggcaccccttcctctctatatataggtggaggggcgtgaggaacagcccctccaagccctatggtgcaaccaaggggggaggaggtggaatcctagtccccttccatacaaaggtggactttccacctttcccaactgcatgggccttgagggacttgtgcgtttggcccaataaggccacaacgtctcttctcagcccatgcaaacccttgggacatggtggaacccttggtggacttccggactccttcaGAAGTTTCAAGAACCTTCTAGAAACTTCCaagtacaataccgaaaaaacccgaaacttttttggTAGACaacatatgacttcccatatataaatctttacctcggaccattccggagctcctcgtgacgtccaggatctcatccgggactccgaacaactttcggttactaccacacataactcattaataccaaatcgtcaccaaaccttaagtgtgcagaccgtgtgggttcgagaagtatgcagacatgaccgagacactctccggccaataaccaatagcggtacctgtatgtccatattgtctcctacatattctatgaagatctttatcgatcgaatctctatgtcaaagattcagttaatcccctatactattccctttgtccatcggtatgttactttcccgagattcgatcgtcgatatctccatacctagttcaatctcgttaccgacaagtcaactagaggctcactagggacagtttgttgtctatgtatcgacacatgtatttgagtttccaatcaatacgattctagcatggataataaacgattatcatgaacaaggaaatataataataaccaatttattattgtctctagggcatatttccaacagtcttccacttgcactagagtcaataatctagttcacatcactatgtgattgtaatgaatctaacacccatacagttctaaggtttgatcatgtcttactcgtgagagaggtttttagtcaacgggtgtgaaacattcagatccgtgtgtacttttacaaatctctatatTATACTGTAGATGCTTATACcacgcttcacttggaacaattccaaacgactgctccactatatgaattcattttactactcagagttgtccggattagtgtcaaagcttgcatcgacgtaaccctttacaacgaactcttttatcacttccataatggaaaaaaattccttagtccgctatttaataaggataactttgaccgctgttcggtgattcaatcctggatcactctttgtaccccttgacaaactcatgtcaaggcacacattaggtgcggtacacatcatggcatactatagagtgtacaactaaggcataggggacgacctccgtcctttctctttcttttgtcgtggtcgggttttgagtcttactcaaattcacaccttacaatacagtcaagaactcctgctTTGACCGATCCATTTCAaaatccttcaaaatcttgtcaaggtatgtattcattgaaagttatatcaagcgtcttgatctatctctatagatcttcatgctcatttttcaagtagctcaatccatgttttcctttgaaaaactcctttcaaacaaccctttatgctttccagaaattctacatcatttctggacaacaatatgtcaaccacatatactcatcagaaattctataatgctcccactcactttcttggaaatacaagtttctcataaaccttgtataaacccaaaagctttgaccatctcatcaaagcgtatattccaactctgagatgcttactccagtccatagaaggatcgctggagcctgttagcatccttaggatcgacaaaaccttctggttgtatgacatacaacctttcctcaaggagatgatgttttgacatccatctgccagatttcataaatgaaaaatgtagcaactgctaacataattccaacaaacttttagcatcgctacggttgagaaagtctcatcgtagtcaactccttgaactcgtCGAAAAcctatttgcgacaagtcgagctttctaaatgttgACATTTAacatcatcgtccgtcttccttttaaagatccacttctatttaatagccttacgaccatcaagtagctcttccaaagtctacactttgttttaatacatggatactatctcggatttcatggtgtcgagccactcgtcagaatccaggcccaccattgcttctccatggctcgttggttcattgttgtccatcaacatgacctccaagacaggattaccgtaacaCTGTGGGGCAGtatgtttccttgtcgacctacgaggtttggtagtaacttgatccgtatCTTCATGATAACCATCATTAgatttccacttcaactagtgtaggcgccacaagaacatcttcctgcaccttgctactcattggttgaagtgacggttcaataacctcatcaagtttccacc encodes:
- the LOC123438659 gene encoding transcription factor UNE10 translates to MNNQCVPRWDLDETVGAGLNPVPAGSAQRMASGDSGLTEPVAMPMPDQYDEVAELTWEKGNIFWQGLLNRSVPKYPAAPAPAQMHAIGGAGDHRETLEAVVGEAAARLSTQSTSHLGQPLRAAAAPWLGVGAPADGLVPCARGDDPAEGDVQRKRARVVGEDGRVCASQGSAAPGRGESSLLTLEPCGTGADDLCGFTTTNNSTSLDQGSPETENTSFGGGASDSRCFSRRSQRDGLCDEAENVVVKGEAPMRSSISTKRSRAAAIHNESERKRRDRINQKMQTLQKLVPNSSKTDKASMLDEVIDHLKQLQATVQMMNRMSSMMMPMAMPQLAQMSVMTQMAQMAQMAQMGLGMMNMAAGPLAQPAYPGLAQPMMHPSTPFVPMQPWNAGAGADRQKQPAAAAVPDAYSAFLACQAAQQNAQLQQQQQQQQAQPNGMEAYSRMMAMYQKLGQQQTQPRSSKE